A genomic segment from Myxosarcina sp. GI1 encodes:
- a CDS encoding uracil-DNA glycosylase: protein MVNFLMAKKLKSLLDNSFIPIEFNSNLVCGSWQELEANTNNCQACELYKGRTQVVAGRYSKTKNADLLIIGEAPGQVEDEKGLAFVGDSGKLLDIMLDAVGLENYYVTNAVRCRPPDNRNPVKSECQSCWRFLQSEIALVKPKAILCLGKVAAKTVFGGTGKFEKLMRSRHQFFEYPVWVAYHPAYLLRQPQLSSHSPKWETWQVLCRLKLYLNGLRLESSDE from the coding sequence ATGGTTAATTTTCTGATGGCAAAAAAGCTAAAATCTTTATTGGATAATAGTTTCATTCCGATTGAGTTTAATTCAAACTTAGTTTGTGGTAGCTGGCAGGAGTTAGAGGCTAATACCAACAATTGTCAGGCTTGTGAATTATATAAAGGAAGAACTCAGGTAGTAGCTGGTCGCTATAGCAAAACTAAAAATGCCGACTTGCTCATTATTGGTGAAGCACCAGGACAGGTCGAAGATGAAAAAGGACTAGCTTTTGTCGGCGATTCTGGCAAGTTATTAGATATTATGCTCGATGCGGTAGGCTTAGAGAATTATTACGTCACTAACGCAGTACGATGTCGTCCTCCAGATAACCGCAACCCTGTTAAGTCTGAGTGTCAAAGCTGCTGGAGATTTTTACAAAGTGAAATTGCATTAGTTAAACCCAAAGCTATCCTTTGTTTGGGCAAGGTAGCAGCGAAGACTGTCTTTGGTGGAACTGGTAAATTTGAGAAATTGATGCGAAGCAGACATCAGTTTTTTGAGTATCCAGTTTGGGTGGCTTATCATCCAGCCTATTTGTTGCGACAGCCTCAGTTAAGTTCCCATAGTCCTAAGTGGGAGACTTGGCAGGTTTTGTGTCGGTTAAAGCTTTATTTAAACGGCTTGCGCCTTGAAAGTAGCGATGAATAA
- a CDS encoding C-terminal helicase domain-containing protein gives MLILDESHQLRKRYPGRFSNRKKDNKERLAFTRLNELVNNIGNKGEKVKTLLLSGSPYATDVDNLNTQLHLMPHTKQSTALFPDYDDEGKIWQIDYSEDFIELPVVHKLTTPHVAKYYNESDRTEDAYITFGDSKGYFPDVTLYNMYSPLLFEEQISDLIEKGYFDLDTKHPIYRRNICTQIKLSWGSSPLALLEMLERVVDTPNGQKEFDFSKKKKSQFIVSRNDRRQALEPIIQKLTKLKPEDDPKVIHLLHIIDRFCPDEKVIIFCERLATVYYLKQILQSLQPELRIYSTVKAPKVVKGINSYELKKDKEIEKAIALFAPVANDAVGRSDETYDIFIGTDAYGVGVNMQDACVVVNYDIAWTPIEPTQRAGRILRFWQEPRQVHVYTLVPTLSQQNKVQYELLDKTKRWENLVDRHSVSLQLIDLPVLTQQASRNLALEEWAQSRENLLVESGNLSLEAGEEDKWVSSYYLHTRKLHAHREYVENLDSDLVSAMVYEGKKPLLYLLVEYQSQYHFLLYDPKNKSVSTPQPEALLNLIECSPDTENAMVDLNEIEALSDDCLKVWCEKYDYIVDDVMRECTLYLQPDVSAQEIQDFLA, from the coding sequence TTGCTGATTTTAGATGAAAGTCACCAGCTTAGAAAACGTTATCCAGGTAGGTTTTCTAACCGTAAGAAAGACAATAAAGAACGTCTTGCCTTCACTCGCCTTAACGAGCTAGTCAACAACATAGGAAATAAAGGGGAGAAGGTTAAAACTTTACTCCTTAGTGGCTCTCCCTATGCCACAGATGTAGATAATCTCAACACACAGCTACATTTAATGCCCCATACCAAGCAAAGCACTGCTTTATTTCCAGATTACGATGACGAGGGGAAAATTTGGCAGATAGACTACTCAGAAGATTTCATCGAGCTTCCTGTGGTTCATAAACTGACAACGCCCCACGTAGCCAAATACTACAACGAAAGCGATCGCACTGAGGATGCTTATATTACTTTTGGCGATTCAAAAGGGTATTTTCCCGATGTCACCTTATACAATATGTACTCTCCTTTATTGTTTGAGGAGCAGATTAGTGACTTGATTGAGAAAGGTTACTTCGATCTAGATACGAAACACCCAATTTATCGAAGAAATATCTGCACTCAAATAAAGTTATCGTGGGGTAGCTCTCCTCTTGCACTCTTAGAGATGCTCGAAAGAGTCGTAGATACTCCTAATGGTCAAAAGGAATTTGACTTTTCAAAAAAGAAAAAATCCCAATTCATAGTATCTCGCAACGATCGTCGTCAAGCCCTTGAGCCAATTATTCAAAAGTTGACCAAACTAAAGCCAGAAGACGATCCTAAAGTTATCCATCTATTACACATCATCGATCGGTTCTGCCCTGATGAAAAAGTAATTATCTTCTGCGAACGCCTAGCAACTGTATATTATCTAAAACAAATTTTACAAAGCTTACAACCTGAACTTCGTATCTACAGTACGGTAAAAGCTCCCAAAGTAGTCAAAGGCATCAACAGCTACGAGCTTAAAAAAGATAAAGAGATTGAAAAAGCGATCGCACTGTTTGCTCCAGTAGCCAATGATGCCGTGGGTCGAAGTGATGAAACCTATGATATTTTCATCGGTACGGATGCTTATGGTGTTGGAGTTAATATGCAGGATGCTTGTGTCGTAGTTAACTATGACATTGCCTGGACTCCCATCGAGCCTACCCAAAGAGCGGGTCGCATTCTTAGATTTTGGCAAGAGCCAAGGCAGGTTCACGTATATACTCTTGTCCCTACTCTCAGCCAGCAGAACAAGGTTCAATATGAGTTATTAGATAAAACTAAACGTTGGGAGAATCTGGTAGATCGCCATAGCGTATCGCTTCAATTGATCGATTTGCCCGTTCTGACGCAGCAAGCATCCAGAAATCTTGCTTTAGAAGAATGGGCGCAAAGCCGAGAGAATTTACTTGTTGAATCGGGAAATTTATCTTTAGAAGCTGGGGAAGAAGATAAATGGGTATCGAGCTATTATCTACATACGCGTAAACTTCATGCCCATAGAGAATATGTAGAAAATCTCGATAGCGATCTAGTAAGTGCAATGGTTTACGAAGGGAAGAAACCACTGCTTTACTTGCTGGTTGAATATCAAAGCCAATATCATTTTTTACTTTACGATCCTAAAAACAAGAGCGTAAGCACGCCACAACCTGAAGCTCTTTTAAACTTAATTGAATGCTCTCCTGATACAGAGAATGCCATGGTCGATCTTAACGAAATTGAAGCTTTAAGTGATGATTGTCTTAAAGTTTGGTGCGAAAAGTACGATTATATTGTTGATGATGTCATGCGAGAATGTACTTTGTACTTGCAACCAGATGTATCAGCCCAGGAAATACAAGATTTTCTAGCTTAA
- a CDS encoding DEAD/DEAH box helicase family protein: MEIPLSQQGEASEIFLPSTWFESRITLEQIRYCFSKGIKEIRIASGFFTLKGYGLIRSYIKDKQVYLLVGIDEPGEERAKAALVKEIMRHLAMGRDRDRRASVINLVEKIESGTINIVDARATSHHGKLYIVDDHTAINASANTTGRGFLEQIESGGLYSPEVVERFVDEYGTRPDVELIPAIIQALQELVQSQVAGFIVKFDEYFNNASDITGLLLEALKRWLEQASPWDIYLKTLLALEQIEPVRTKYPKSPVSYQRDMIAQALRQIRNYGGSMLVASTGLGKTVMGTHIAIQLEAEELIDRVIIIAPKAVHKSWHKEMRLASLSDVIFHYQTLDTEDATKDSALDL; encoded by the coding sequence ATGGAAATTCCTCTTTCTCAGCAGGGAGAAGCCTCAGAAATCTTTCTACCTTCTACCTGGTTTGAATCTCGCATTACCCTAGAGCAAATTCGTTACTGTTTTTCCAAAGGGATCAAAGAGATTCGGATTGCGTCGGGGTTTTTTACCCTCAAGGGCTATGGGTTAATTCGTAGCTATATCAAGGATAAACAGGTTTATCTACTGGTAGGAATTGACGAACCTGGAGAAGAGAGAGCTAAGGCTGCATTGGTCAAAGAAATCATGCGCCATTTAGCGATGGGAAGGGATAGGGATAGAAGAGCTAGCGTCATCAATTTAGTTGAAAAAATTGAGTCAGGAACAATTAATATTGTCGATGCTCGTGCTACTTCCCATCACGGCAAGCTCTACATAGTTGATGACCATACTGCCATTAACGCCTCGGCAAATACTACGGGAAGGGGATTTCTCGAACAGATCGAATCAGGCGGACTTTACTCACCAGAAGTTGTAGAACGTTTTGTTGACGAATACGGTACTAGACCAGATGTTGAGCTTATTCCTGCAATTATTCAGGCTTTACAGGAATTGGTTCAGTCTCAGGTAGCGGGATTTATCGTTAAGTTTGACGAATATTTTAATAATGCCTCCGATATTACAGGACTTTTACTCGAAGCCTTAAAACGGTGGCTCGAACAGGCTAGCCCTTGGGATATCTATCTCAAAACCCTTCTCGCATTAGAGCAGATTGAGCCTGTGAGAACTAAATATCCTAAATCTCCTGTCTCTTACCAAAGAGATATGATTGCCCAAGCATTAAGACAAATTAGAAATTATGGCGGGTCAATGCTGGTGGCATCTACGGGACTAGGTAAAACCGTAATGGGAACGCATATTGCTATTCAGCTTGAAGCGGAAGAATTAATTGATCGCGTAATTATCATTGCGCCAAAAGCCGTTCATAAGTCCTGGCATAAAGAAATGCGTTTAGCTAGCCTCAGTGATGTAATATTTCACTACCAAACGTTAGATACAGAAGATGCGACTAAAGATAGTGCATTAGACTTATGA
- a CDS encoding HNH endonuclease, with protein sequence MPVNPNHYPRNWSSIALSVKEAAHWQCQCCGKKCYSPGEKPSNLGRSQWTADILQVHHLNHDPSQNQISNLQAVCAACHLNLHRSKYSPVSPGQLKLF encoded by the coding sequence ATGCCAGTAAATCCCAATCACTACCCCAGAAATTGGAGCAGCATAGCATTATCAGTAAAAGAAGCTGCCCATTGGCAATGTCAATGCTGCGGGAAAAAATGCTATTCTCCTGGAGAAAAACCAAGTAATCTGGGTCGTTCACAATGGACGGCAGATATATTACAAGTACATCATTTGAACCACGATCCTTCACAAAATCAGATTTCTAACCTACAAGCGGTTTGCGCTGCTTGCCACCTAAACTTACATAGAAGTAAATATAGTCCAGTTAGTCCTGGACAGTTAAAATTATTCTAA
- a CDS encoding class I SAM-dependent DNA methyltransferase: MNREQLKQLEDDLWAAANNLRANSDLKSSEYATPVLGLIFLKFADNNYRRYEQEIESEYQKLKGGRREKSIVEVALSKCGYYLPDNARYDYLLNLPGSENIAKKIKEAMEAIEQYKPELEGILPKDEYFPLTRTDKTIPAQLLKTFSDIPRDAKGDMLGQIYQYFLEKFALAEGQGGGEFFTPTSVVKLMVEIIEPHRGTVFDPACGSGGMFVQSANFIEQRLASLNNEKSNGDLFVYGQEKTLDTVKLAKMNIAVNGLRGDVRQANTYYEDPFNSFGQFDYILANPPFNVDDVSLAKVEQDERFNTFGIPRKKTKAKKSEKGKETVPNANYLWINLFATSLKDKGRAALVMANSASDARHSEAEIRKTLIENNLIYGMLTLSSNMFYTVTLPATLWFFDKGKQDDRILFIDARNIFTQITRKLREFTEEQIQNIAIISKLHKGNRQAFINLIDRYFDRGMELLLENQTQIEPISEQILEVLADEPGQAAVKDLVSQWKMLTKLESRYQEYLKHAKNLADITGKNKAQQELRTAFDPFFAELHQGLKQLDKIVRKQEKTKAEAAKAEGKRSTTDKETKQLKSALEALHREVKISESFYKHIYWLQERFPQAEYEDVTGLCKLATLEEVKEQDYSLNPGRYVGVVIEEDGKTEEEFIRDLLMVNDEISNLHSEQKKLKRVIAKNLKELIGE, from the coding sequence ATGAACAGAGAGCAACTAAAACAATTAGAAGATGATTTATGGGCTGCTGCCAATAACTTACGAGCCAATAGCGATCTCAAATCTAGTGAATATGCTACTCCCGTATTAGGCTTAATTTTCCTCAAGTTTGCTGATAATAATTATCGTCGCTACGAACAAGAAATAGAGTCTGAATATCAAAAATTAAAGGGTGGTCGTCGAGAAAAGTCAATCGTAGAAGTTGCCCTCTCTAAATGTGGTTACTATCTTCCAGATAATGCTCGTTACGATTATTTGCTCAATTTGCCTGGTTCAGAAAACATCGCCAAAAAAATCAAAGAGGCGATGGAGGCGATCGAACAATATAAACCAGAGTTAGAGGGGATTTTGCCCAAAGATGAATATTTTCCTTTAACCCGTACCGATAAAACTATTCCCGCTCAACTACTCAAAACATTTTCCGATATTCCTCGCGATGCCAAGGGGGATATGTTGGGTCAAATCTATCAATATTTCCTAGAGAAATTTGCTTTAGCAGAAGGACAGGGAGGAGGAGAATTTTTCACTCCCACTTCCGTAGTTAAGTTGATGGTAGAAATTATCGAACCTCATCGTGGAACTGTATTCGATCCTGCTTGTGGTTCGGGGGGTATGTTTGTCCAGTCGGCAAATTTTATCGAACAGCGTCTGGCTTCTCTTAACAATGAGAAATCCAACGGAGATTTATTTGTTTACGGTCAGGAAAAAACTTTGGATACTGTCAAATTGGCAAAGATGAACATTGCCGTAAATGGATTACGTGGTGATGTTCGACAGGCTAATACTTATTACGAAGATCCTTTTAATAGTTTTGGTCAGTTTGATTATATCTTGGCTAATCCTCCCTTTAACGTGGATGATGTCAGCCTTGCCAAAGTCGAACAAGATGAAAGATTTAATACCTTTGGCATTCCCCGTAAAAAAACCAAAGCTAAGAAATCCGAAAAGGGCAAAGAAACCGTACCCAATGCCAATTATTTATGGATTAATCTATTTGCCACATCCCTCAAAGATAAGGGAAGGGCAGCTTTGGTCATGGCAAATTCCGCATCGGATGCGCGACATTCAGAAGCAGAAATCAGAAAAACTCTGATTGAGAATAATCTCATCTATGGGATGCTCACTTTGTCATCTAATATGTTCTACACGGTAACGCTGCCAGCAACACTGTGGTTCTTCGATAAAGGCAAACAAGACGATCGCATTTTGTTTATTGATGCGCGAAATATTTTTACTCAAATAACCCGTAAGCTAAGAGAGTTTACGGAAGAACAGATCCAGAATATAGCGATTATTAGCAAGCTGCATAAAGGAAATCGCCAAGCTTTTATCAATTTAATAGATCGTTATTTCGATCGCGGAATGGAATTATTGCTGGAAAATCAAACTCAGATCGAACCTATTTCCGAGCAAATATTAGAAGTATTAGCAGATGAGCCTGGGCAAGCAGCCGTTAAAGATTTGGTCAGTCAATGGAAGATGCTAACTAAATTAGAAAGCCGTTATCAGGAGTATCTCAAACACGCGAAAAATCTAGCGGACATTACAGGCAAAAATAAAGCCCAGCAGGAATTAAGAACCGCCTTCGATCCTTTCTTTGCCGAACTACACCAAGGATTGAAGCAGCTAGATAAAATTGTTCGCAAACAAGAAAAAACTAAAGCCGAAGCAGCGAAAGCAGAAGGCAAGCGTAGCACTACTGACAAAGAAACCAAACAACTAAAGTCAGCTTTAGAAGCACTACATCGAGAAGTTAAAATATCCGAGAGTTTCTATAAACATATCTATTGGTTACAAGAGCGATTCCCTCAAGCTGAATATGAGGATGTAACGGGATTGTGTAAGTTGGCGACTTTAGAAGAGGTAAAAGAGCAGGATTACTCTTTAAATCCTGGGCGTTATGTGGGAGTGGTGATTGAAGAAGATGGTAAGACTGAGGAAGAATTTATTCGTGATTTGTTGATGGTAAATGATGAAATTTCAAATCTACATTCAGAGCAAAAAAAGCTTAAAAGAGTGATTGCAAAAAATTTAAAGGAGCTTATTGGTGAATAA